One window from the genome of Pedobacter schmidteae encodes:
- a CDS encoding S41 family peptidase: MKKNTRYNLLIALTYSVTLIGGMYFGYKFLKDQGFQFQRPVQFASNSTETEKVDEIIHIINKNYVDDVNADSLNHLPIDSLLHQLDPHSIYLPPAKANEMSETLEGNFEGIGIEYYILKDTLLVTNVVKDGPAFIAGIRQGDKILKIDTVTVSGKALPRDQMIGRIRGRKGTAVKLTIVHPRDTQQVIFLVNRDRVKVSSVDAAYLLTPETAYIRISKFGADTDKDFIEALRALKPKGMKKLILDLRDNGGGYLSAATGLANQILQENKLIVYTEGKHEPRTDYTTSGGGEFEQGKLAVLINENSASASEILAGAVQDWGRGLIIGRRSFGKGLVQEQFPFGDGSALNLTIARYYTPLGRSIQKSYKKGYTAYKNEIDDRFNDGELTADNGYALRDSLRNKNFTRGGIQPDIYVKLDTTGYNRFYNKLITKKILFDFVYDILANRYNTAYLDQNIAGFNISDNDYHDLLRYIQNRGVPIDQKQLIASKQLIYNDVKLLLYKYHLGDAGYYKALNLSDPMVKQAVASLQ, encoded by the coding sequence ATGAAAAAGAATACCCGTTATAATCTCTTAATAGCCCTCACTTATTCGGTTACATTAATAGGTGGGATGTACTTTGGGTATAAGTTTTTGAAAGATCAGGGCTTTCAGTTTCAAAGACCGGTTCAGTTTGCCAGTAACAGCACAGAAACCGAAAAGGTAGATGAAATCATTCATATTATTAATAAGAATTATGTGGATGATGTAAATGCGGATTCTTTAAACCATTTACCGATAGACAGTCTGCTTCATCAGCTGGATCCGCACAGCATATATCTTCCTCCAGCCAAAGCCAATGAAATGAGCGAAACGCTGGAAGGAAACTTTGAGGGCATTGGCATCGAATATTATATCCTTAAGGACACCTTATTGGTAACCAATGTGGTAAAAGATGGGCCTGCATTTATAGCTGGGATCAGACAGGGAGATAAAATCCTGAAGATTGATACGGTTACTGTGAGTGGTAAAGCTTTGCCGAGAGATCAGATGATTGGACGGATAAGAGGGAGGAAAGGTACCGCCGTAAAGCTAACGATTGTTCACCCAAGAGATACCCAGCAGGTAATTTTTCTGGTAAATCGCGACAGGGTGAAGGTGAGCAGTGTTGACGCCGCTTATTTATTAACGCCCGAAACGGCCTATATCCGAATCAGCAAATTCGGGGCAGATACAGATAAAGACTTTATTGAAGCCTTAAGAGCGCTTAAGCCAAAGGGAATGAAAAAGTTGATTCTGGATTTGAGAGATAATGGTGGCGGGTACCTGAGTGCGGCTACAGGGTTAGCCAATCAGATTTTACAGGAAAATAAGCTGATTGTATATACGGAAGGTAAACATGAGCCGCGGACAGATTACACCACTTCCGGTGGAGGAGAATTTGAACAGGGGAAACTGGCCGTACTGATCAATGAAAATTCCGCTTCGGCCAGCGAAATTCTTGCAGGAGCTGTTCAGGACTGGGGTAGGGGATTGATTATTGGTCGTCGTTCTTTTGGAAAAGGCCTGGTACAGGAACAATTCCCATTCGGTGATGGGTCTGCTTTAAACCTTACCATCGCCAGGTATTATACCCCTTTGGGCAGAAGCATTCAAAAGTCCTATAAAAAAGGATATACGGCCTATAAAAATGAGATTGATGATCGTTTTAATGATGGTGAGCTGACCGCTGATAATGGATATGCTCTTAGAGATTCACTACGGAACAAGAACTTTACAAGGGGTGGAATACAGCCTGATATTTATGTAAAGCTGGATACTACCGGTTACAACAGGTTTTATAATAAGTTGATTACTAAAAAGATTCTGTTTGACTTTGTATATGATATATTGGCAAACCGATACAATACCGCCTACCTGGATCAGAATATTGCCGGGTTTAACATCAGTGATAACGATTATCACGATTTATTGAGGTATATTCAGAATAGGGGTGTGCCAATTGACCAAAAGCAACTGATTGCTTCCAAACAGCTGATCTATAATGATGTTAAGTTGCTTTTGTATAAATATCACTTGGGTGATGCCGGTTACTATAAGGCACTAAACCTAAGTGATCCTATGGTGAAGCAGGCTGTTGCCAGCCTGCAATAA
- the der gene encoding ribosome biogenesis GTPase Der, giving the protein MSNIIAIVGRPNVGKSTLFNRLTESRKAIVDDFSGVTRDRHYGSAEWTDKQFTVIDTGGYVANSEDVFETAIREQVVIAIEEASVLLFMVDVTTGITDLDDEIAQLLRRSKKPVFIVVNKVDNTQLQNDAAEFYGFGLGEIYPISSMTGSGTGDLLDEVIKHFEDGPEEENTLPKLTIVGRPNVGKSSLINALIGKERNIVTPIAGTTRDSIHIHYNQYGHEFMFIDTAGLRKKTKVKENIEFYSVMRTIKALEEADVVILMIDAMEGLESQDVNIFHLAEKNKKGIVILVNKWDLVEKNSKTANVFEDQIRNKLQPFTDVPIIFTSAINKQRIFQAVETALDVYKNRSKKIPTSKLNDVMLPIIEKYPPPALKGKYIKIKYITQINGTSPMFAFFCNLPQYIKEPYKRFIENKLRENFDFSGVPIQIYFRQK; this is encoded by the coding sequence ATGTCAAATATTATTGCAATTGTCGGAAGACCAAACGTAGGCAAATCTACCCTTTTTAACCGCTTAACAGAGAGTCGTAAAGCTATTGTTGATGATTTCAGCGGGGTAACACGCGACCGCCATTATGGTTCGGCAGAGTGGACAGACAAACAATTTACCGTAATAGATACCGGAGGTTATGTAGCCAATTCAGAAGATGTTTTTGAAACTGCCATCCGCGAGCAGGTAGTTATTGCCATCGAAGAAGCTTCTGTATTGCTATTTATGGTTGATGTAACCACAGGCATTACCGATTTGGATGATGAAATTGCTCAATTACTAAGACGCAGCAAAAAACCCGTATTTATAGTTGTCAATAAAGTTGACAATACACAACTGCAAAATGATGCAGCCGAATTTTATGGTTTCGGCCTGGGCGAAATCTATCCGATATCATCTATGACCGGATCGGGAACCGGAGATTTACTGGACGAAGTGATCAAACACTTTGAAGATGGACCTGAGGAAGAAAACACCCTACCTAAATTAACCATTGTAGGTAGGCCGAATGTTGGAAAGTCATCACTGATCAATGCTTTGATTGGAAAGGAAAGAAATATTGTAACCCCGATAGCCGGTACGACCAGAGATTCGATACACATCCACTACAATCAATACGGTCACGAATTTATGTTTATTGACACCGCAGGTTTGCGTAAAAAAACCAAGGTGAAAGAAAACATAGAATTCTATTCAGTAATGCGAACCATTAAGGCGCTGGAAGAAGCTGACGTGGTAATCCTGATGATTGATGCCATGGAAGGCCTCGAATCACAGGACGTAAATATTTTCCACCTGGCAGAGAAAAATAAAAAAGGAATCGTCATCCTGGTCAACAAATGGGACCTGGTAGAAAAAAATAGCAAAACGGCGAATGTTTTTGAAGATCAGATTCGCAATAAGCTACAGCCATTTACCGATGTTCCAATCATCTTTACTTCGGCCATCAACAAACAACGTATATTTCAGGCAGTAGAAACAGCGCTTGACGTATATAAAAACAGGAGCAAAAAAATACCGACCTCAAAATTAAATGACGTAATGTTGCCAATTATTGAAAAATACCCACCTCCTGCGTTAAAAGGAAAGTATATCAAAATAAAGTACATTACGCAAATTAATGGTACATCGCCCATGTTTGCTTTTTTCTGTAACCTTCCTCAATACATTAAAGAGCCTTATAAGCGCTTTATTGAAAATAAGTTACGTGAAAACTTTGATTTTAGCGGCGTACCCATTCAAATATACTTCAGACAGAAGTAA
- the murQ gene encoding N-acetylmuramic acid 6-phosphate etherase, whose protein sequence is MIRITEQESKYHDIDKMSVLEILKGINTEDKLVPLAVEKAIPQIEKLATAVADRMRNGGRLFYIGAGTSGRLGIVDASECPPTFGVPFDWVVGIIAGGDTAIRKAVENAEDDTTQAWIDLQEYNINAKDCLVGLAASGTTPYVIGGLNTARQHGILTGCIVCNDGGPVAAESDCPVEVVVGPEFLTGSTRMKSGTAQKLVLNMLSTTVMIKLGKVKGNKMVDMQLTNHKLVDRGTQMVMDALHIDHDQAADLLLRYGSVRKAVEASHK, encoded by the coding sequence ATGATAAGAATAACCGAGCAAGAGTCAAAGTATCATGACATCGACAAGATGTCGGTACTTGAAATTCTGAAAGGCATAAACACAGAAGACAAACTTGTGCCACTGGCCGTAGAGAAAGCAATTCCACAGATCGAAAAATTAGCTACTGCTGTAGCAGATCGCATGCGTAATGGAGGAAGGTTATTTTATATCGGAGCAGGTACAAGCGGCCGTTTGGGTATCGTAGATGCCTCGGAATGCCCGCCAACCTTTGGTGTACCTTTTGACTGGGTAGTGGGCATCATTGCCGGTGGAGACACCGCCATCAGAAAGGCGGTAGAAAATGCGGAGGATGACACAACACAAGCCTGGATAGACCTGCAGGAATACAACATTAATGCTAAAGACTGCCTGGTAGGGCTTGCTGCATCGGGCACAACACCGTATGTGATTGGTGGTTTAAACACAGCTCGTCAACATGGTATCCTTACCGGCTGTATTGTATGTAATGACGGCGGACCTGTAGCGGCCGAAAGCGATTGCCCGGTAGAGGTAGTCGTTGGCCCCGAATTTTTAACCGGATCAACCAGGATGAAATCAGGAACGGCGCAAAAGCTGGTTTTAAACATGCTGAGTACCACTGTAATGATTAAACTGGGTAAAGTAAAAGGCAATAAGATGGTAGACATGCAGTTGACCAATCATAAACTGGTTGACAGAGGTACGCAGATGGTGATGGATGCTTTGCATATTGATCATGATCAGGCTGCCGATTTGCTGCTACGTTACGGAAGTGTCCGTAAAGCGGTTGAAGCCAGCCACAAATAA
- the metH gene encoding methionine synthase — MNIREELEKRILIIDGAMGTMIQRYVLSEEDFRGERFKNHPCDVKGNNDLLNLTRPDIIKEIHTEYLKAGTDIIETNTFSTQRISLADYQMEELDYEMSFAGAKIAKEAVNEFMAANPDRKCFVAGAVGPTNRTLSISPDVNDPGFRAITFDELVDAYDQQVRGLVDGGSDVLLIETIFDTLNAKAAIFSIKKYEAEIGRKIEIMISGTITDASGRTLSGQTAEAFLNSVIHANPISIGFNCALGAKDMRPHIEELSAKAPCYVSAYPNAGLPNEFGAYDEMPHETAHLVEDFIQHGFVNIVGGCCGTTPEHIGCIAAKAKNVAPRKIPHIEPYMRLSGLEPVTITPESIFVNVGERTNITGSPKFSKLILSGDFEAALTVARQQVEGGAQVIDVNMDEGMIDSEASMTKFLNLIASEPDISKLPIMVDSSKWSVIEAGLKCLQGKGIVNSISLKEGEDKFRESALKIMTYGAAVVVMAFDELGQADNYERRIEICSRSYNILVNELGFPPQDIIFDPNILTVATGLEEHNNYAVDFINATRWIKENLPYAKVSGGVSNISFSFRGNNTVREAMHSAFLYHAIKAGMDMGIVNAGMLEVYQEIPPELLVLVEDVLLNRREDATERLVEFADTIKSKGKEVVRDEEWRKGSVEERLSHALVKGIIEYLDNDVEEARQKYARPIQVIEGPLMDGMNIVGDLFGAGKMFLPQVVKSARVMKKAVAYLLPFIEQEKLSNPDQDQNSSAGKILMATVKGDVHDIGKNIVGVVLACNNFEIVDMGVMVPAQDIIKKAKEINADIIGLSGLITPSLDEMVHFAKEMEREGFTIPLMIGGATTSRIHAAVKVAPNYSGPAIHVLDASRSVTVASTLMNKDTREDYIAGIRAEYDKAREAHLNKRSDKRFKTIEEARKENFKIDTTLVAPAPTFTGTRIFENYPLEELVPYIDWTPFFQTWELRGSYPRILEDKTVGDEAKKLFADAQTLLKRIVDEKLLTAKAVIGFWPANAVGDDIVLDVEGKEVVIHTLRQQAEKTADQPYYALSDFVAQKETGIPDYFGGFALTAGIGCDELVAEFEALYDDYNSIMAKALADRLAEAFAEKMHELVRKDYWGYAKEEQLDNEALIKEEYSGIRPAPGYPACPEHTEKGTLFELLDAEAKIGLRLTESYAMYPTAAVSGFYFAHPQSRYFGLGKITKDQVEDYAVRKNMPLDEVERWLSPNLAY; from the coding sequence ATGAACATTAGAGAAGAACTAGAAAAACGGATCCTGATCATCGACGGTGCAATGGGCACTATGATACAGCGTTACGTTTTATCTGAAGAAGATTTTAGGGGCGAGCGCTTCAAAAATCACCCATGCGATGTCAAAGGGAACAACGATCTGTTAAATTTAACACGCCCAGACATCATCAAAGAGATACATACCGAATACCTTAAGGCCGGTACTGATATCATTGAGACCAACACTTTTAGTACACAGCGTATTTCACTGGCCGATTACCAGATGGAAGAACTCGATTACGAAATGAGTTTTGCAGGGGCAAAAATTGCAAAGGAAGCTGTAAATGAGTTTATGGCAGCCAACCCCGACCGCAAATGTTTTGTGGCTGGGGCGGTAGGTCCAACCAACAGAACCCTATCTATTTCGCCCGATGTAAACGACCCTGGTTTCAGGGCCATTACTTTTGATGAACTGGTAGATGCTTATGACCAGCAGGTACGTGGACTGGTAGATGGTGGCTCGGACGTACTGCTCATTGAAACCATTTTTGATACCCTAAATGCGAAGGCCGCTATATTTTCTATAAAAAAATATGAAGCCGAAATTGGCCGAAAAATAGAAATCATGATCTCGGGTACCATTACCGATGCCTCGGGAAGAACCCTAAGTGGTCAGACTGCCGAAGCATTTTTGAATTCCGTGATCCATGCCAATCCTATCAGTATAGGCTTTAACTGTGCCTTGGGTGCCAAAGATATGAGGCCCCATATTGAAGAGCTTTCGGCAAAGGCACCTTGCTATGTTTCAGCCTATCCAAATGCAGGCTTACCCAACGAGTTTGGGGCCTATGACGAAATGCCACACGAAACAGCTCATCTGGTTGAAGATTTTATTCAGCATGGGTTTGTAAACATAGTAGGCGGTTGCTGTGGCACCACTCCCGAGCATATTGGCTGTATCGCAGCGAAAGCCAAAAATGTAGCTCCTCGTAAAATTCCGCATATTGAGCCATACATGCGCCTAAGCGGACTGGAGCCTGTAACCATTACCCCCGAAAGCATTTTTGTAAATGTGGGCGAGCGGACAAACATCACAGGATCTCCTAAGTTTTCAAAGCTGATACTAAGCGGCGATTTTGAAGCCGCGCTAACAGTTGCCAGACAGCAGGTAGAAGGTGGCGCACAGGTAATTGACGTTAATATGGATGAAGGAATGATTGATTCCGAAGCATCCATGACCAAATTTTTAAATCTCATTGCTTCTGAACCTGATATTTCCAAGCTACCAATCATGGTCGACTCCTCCAAATGGAGTGTAATTGAAGCCGGATTAAAATGCCTGCAGGGGAAAGGTATTGTAAACTCCATCTCACTGAAAGAAGGAGAAGATAAATTTAGAGAAAGTGCCCTCAAAATCATGACCTATGGTGCTGCCGTAGTGGTAATGGCTTTTGATGAGCTTGGACAAGCCGACAATTACGAACGACGTATAGAAATCTGTAGCAGATCGTACAACATATTGGTAAACGAACTCGGGTTCCCTCCACAGGATATTATATTTGACCCGAATATCCTTACGGTAGCAACGGGACTGGAAGAACACAATAACTATGCGGTAGACTTTATAAATGCGACCCGCTGGATTAAGGAAAACCTGCCTTATGCAAAAGTAAGTGGTGGGGTATCCAATATTTCATTCTCTTTTAGAGGAAACAATACGGTTAGGGAAGCCATGCACTCCGCATTTTTGTACCATGCCATTAAGGCCGGTATGGATATGGGTATTGTAAACGCCGGGATGCTGGAAGTTTATCAGGAAATACCACCAGAGCTATTGGTACTGGTAGAAGATGTATTGTTGAACCGCAGAGAGGATGCAACCGAAAGACTGGTTGAATTTGCGGACACCATCAAATCAAAAGGGAAAGAGGTTGTAAGGGACGAAGAATGGCGCAAAGGATCGGTAGAAGAGCGTTTATCGCATGCCCTGGTAAAGGGTATCATCGAATATCTGGATAACGATGTAGAAGAAGCCCGCCAGAAATATGCAAGACCAATACAAGTGATTGAAGGTCCTTTGATGGACGGGATGAACATCGTTGGAGATCTTTTTGGTGCCGGAAAGATGTTTTTACCACAGGTAGTAAAGTCGGCCCGTGTGATGAAAAAAGCGGTAGCTTACCTATTACCTTTTATTGAGCAGGAAAAACTCAGCAACCCTGATCAGGACCAGAATTCCTCGGCCGGAAAAATACTGATGGCCACTGTAAAAGGAGATGTGCACGATATCGGTAAAAACATTGTAGGTGTGGTACTGGCCTGCAACAATTTCGAAATTGTGGATATGGGCGTAATGGTACCCGCGCAGGACATTATCAAAAAAGCAAAAGAAATCAATGCTGATATCATCGGATTAAGCGGGCTGATTACACCTTCACTTGATGAAATGGTTCACTTTGCCAAAGAAATGGAACGTGAAGGTTTTACCATTCCATTAATGATTGGCGGCGCTACAACCTCGCGTATTCACGCGGCTGTAAAAGTTGCACCAAACTATTCAGGCCCCGCCATCCACGTCCTTGATGCCTCGAGAAGTGTAACTGTAGCCAGTACGCTGATGAACAAAGATACCCGTGAGGACTATATTGCGGGGATAAGAGCAGAGTATGATAAAGCACGTGAAGCACACTTGAACAAGCGCTCGGACAAGCGCTTTAAAACCATTGAAGAAGCACGTAAGGAAAATTTTAAAATAGACACCACATTGGTTGCCCCTGCCCCAACATTTACCGGGACAAGGATATTTGAAAATTATCCACTGGAAGAACTGGTCCCTTATATTGACTGGACCCCGTTTTTCCAAACCTGGGAGCTTCGTGGAAGCTACCCAAGGATACTGGAAGACAAAACCGTGGGTGATGAAGCCAAAAAGCTGTTTGCCGATGCACAAACGTTGTTAAAAAGAATAGTAGACGAGAAATTGCTGACCGCTAAAGCAGTAATTGGCTTTTGGCCTGCAAATGCAGTTGGTGACGATATCGTATTAGATGTGGAAGGTAAAGAAGTAGTGATCCATACCCTTCGCCAACAGGCAGAAAAGACTGCGGACCAGCCATATTATGCACTTTCGGATTTTGTGGCCCAAAAAGAAACCGGTATACCCGATTATTTTGGAGGTTTTGCATTAACTGCAGGTATAGGTTGCGACGAACTGGTTGCCGAATTTGAGGCCCTTTATGACGATTACAACAGCATAATGGCCAAAGCGCTGGCCGATAGGTTGGCCGAAGCTTTTGCGGAAAAAATGCATGAACTGGTACGTAAAGATTATTGGGGTTATGCAAAAGAAGAACAATTGGACAATGAAGCGCTGATTAAAGAGGAATACTCGGGCATACGTCCGGCACCTGGCTACCCTGCCTGCCCGGAACATACCGAAAAAGGCACTTTATTTGAACTGCTGGACGCAGAAGCTAAAATTGGTCTGCGGCTGACCGAAAGTTATGCCATGTATCCTACTGCTGCTGTAAGCGGCTTCTATTTTGCGCATCCGCAATCCAGATATTTTGGCTTGGGCAAAATTACCAAAGATCAGGTAGAAGACTATGCGGTAAGAAAAAATATGCCGCTGGATGAAGTAGAGAGATGGCTTAGCCCTAATTTGGCTTATTAG
- a CDS encoding helix-turn-helix transcriptional regulator, with translation MQNYRKIGFSKVGGIYIGELEPLKLHKHKAITIALSFKNEFEFENEKQKIKTLGVISQPNTYRKYICNPNNLIAFVHIEPFLSAGLSLLNKNNSFQELFPEQMEKIVHILNQWYKEEGNSEKLTETAIQDIAKQIASDAPEQVIDSRIKKSIDLIWSLERITLGELATINHISTYRFSHLFKQETGVSFKEYLLHRKLVKAMQAILVNKENLTSSAYTGGFSDQSHFNRTYLNAFGVTPNKSIK, from the coding sequence ATGCAAAATTACAGAAAAATAGGATTTTCAAAAGTTGGGGGGATTTATATTGGAGAACTTGAGCCTTTAAAACTGCATAAGCATAAAGCCATAACGATTGCATTGTCTTTTAAAAATGAATTTGAGTTTGAAAATGAAAAGCAAAAAATCAAAACATTGGGCGTGATTTCTCAACCAAATACCTATCGGAAGTATATCTGTAATCCGAATAATCTTATTGCTTTTGTGCATATCGAGCCTTTTCTTTCGGCAGGATTGTCTCTTTTGAATAAAAACAACTCGTTTCAAGAACTATTTCCCGAACAGATGGAAAAAATAGTGCATATTTTAAATCAATGGTACAAAGAGGAAGGCAATTCCGAAAAACTTACCGAGACTGCAATACAGGATATTGCTAAACAAATTGCTTCGGATGCCCCGGAACAGGTTATTGATAGCCGAATAAAAAAATCTATTGATTTGATATGGAGTTTAGAACGTATAACATTAGGCGAGTTAGCCACTATCAATCATATCTCCACTTACCGGTTTTCCCATCTGTTCAAACAAGAAACAGGAGTGAGTTTCAAAGAATATTTGTTACACAGAAAATTGGTTAAGGCGATGCAGGCAATATTAGTTAACAAGGAAAATCTTACATCATCGGCATATACAGGTGGATTTTCTGATCAATCCCACTTTAACAGAACTTATCTTAATGCGTTCGGTGTGACCCCTAATAAATCCATAAAATAG
- the metF gene encoding methylenetetrahydrofolate reductase [NAD(P)H], with the protein MKIIDHINNAKGKTLFSFELLPPIKGQSIKGIFDAIDPLMEFNPPFIDVTYLREDYIYKQHANGLLEKVAYRKRPSTVATCAAIMNKYKVDAVPHLICGGFTKDETENALIDLQFLGIDNVLVLRGDARKSDNSFIPTPNGHAYASELLQHVVNMNNGKYLHDDMESAEKTDFCIGVAAYPEKHFESPNLDTDFKYLKHKVDAGADFIVTQMFFDNKKYGEFVEKCRANGINIPIIPGLKPITSSKQLISLPKIFHLDIPLELSEAVQSCKSEKEVKEVGIEWMINQCKELKAMGAPVLHFYTMGNPEPTKRIARAIF; encoded by the coding sequence ATGAAAATAATTGACCATATCAACAATGCAAAAGGTAAAACCTTATTCTCATTTGAATTGTTACCACCCATTAAAGGGCAAAGCATCAAAGGAATATTTGATGCCATAGATCCCTTAATGGAGTTTAACCCACCATTTATTGACGTAACTTACCTGCGCGAAGATTATATTTATAAACAACACGCCAATGGCCTGCTTGAAAAAGTAGCTTACCGCAAACGCCCAAGCACAGTGGCTACCTGCGCGGCTATTATGAACAAATACAAAGTAGATGCCGTACCACATTTAATTTGCGGCGGCTTTACCAAAGATGAAACGGAAAATGCACTGATAGATTTGCAATTTCTGGGCATCGACAACGTATTGGTTTTAAGGGGTGATGCCCGGAAAAGTGACAATTCGTTTATACCTACACCCAATGGGCATGCCTATGCTTCTGAATTATTGCAGCATGTGGTGAACATGAACAATGGCAAATACCTTCATGATGATATGGAAAGTGCCGAAAAGACTGACTTTTGTATTGGTGTAGCCGCCTATCCCGAAAAACACTTCGAATCGCCCAACCTGGATACCGACTTTAAATACTTGAAACACAAAGTAGATGCCGGTGCTGACTTTATCGTAACCCAGATGTTTTTTGACAACAAAAAATATGGCGAATTTGTAGAGAAATGCAGGGCAAATGGCATTAATATTCCTATTATTCCCGGATTAAAACCCATTACCAGCAGCAAACAATTGATCAGCTTACCTAAAATCTTTCACCTGGACATTCCTTTGGAGCTTAGCGAGGCAGTACAGTCCTGCAAATCGGAAAAGGAAGTAAAAGAAGTTGGTATCGAATGGATGATCAACCAATGTAAAGAATTGAAGGCCATGGGTGCTCCTGTTTTACACTTTTATACCATGGGTAACCCAGAGCCTACAAAAAGAATAGCAAGAGCCATTTTCTAA
- the era gene encoding GTPase Era encodes MSHKAGFVSIIGKPNVGKSTLMNALVGEKLSIITPKAQTTRHRILGIVNEEAYQIVFSDTPGIIKPLYGLQDSMMSSVKGALTDADLILFVTDINEQHDENDVLEKIIHTEIPLVVLLNKIDNSTQGQVDEKFAYWQQKLNPKHIFAISALHKYNLEGILPMILDYIPEHPAYYDKEELTDRSQRFFVSEIIREKIFFNFKKEIPYSTEVIVTAFKEDQSKSGPIVRITAEIVVERDSQKNILIGTGGKMLKKVGMEARKDIEKFLDQKVFLETFVKVIPDWRSKKNYLKNFGYE; translated from the coding sequence ATGTCGCATAAAGCAGGTTTTGTAAGTATCATCGGTAAGCCCAATGTGGGTAAATCAACCCTAATGAATGCCCTGGTGGGCGAAAAGCTCTCTATTATTACCCCTAAAGCACAGACAACCCGTCACCGCATTTTAGGAATTGTGAATGAAGAAGCTTATCAAATTGTTTTTTCTGACACCCCGGGCATCATAAAACCGCTATATGGTTTGCAGGATTCGATGATGAGTTCGGTAAAAGGCGCATTAACTGATGCCGATTTAATCCTTTTTGTCACCGATATCAACGAGCAACATGACGAAAATGATGTGCTCGAAAAAATTATCCATACCGAAATCCCCTTGGTAGTCCTTCTAAATAAAATTGACAACTCTACACAGGGACAAGTAGATGAGAAATTCGCTTACTGGCAGCAGAAATTAAATCCTAAACATATATTCGCCATCTCGGCCCTGCACAAATATAACCTGGAAGGCATTTTGCCGATGATATTGGACTACATCCCCGAGCATCCGGCTTATTACGATAAGGAAGAATTAACCGACCGCAGCCAGCGCTTCTTCGTTTCGGAAATTATAAGGGAGAAGATATTCTTCAATTTTAAAAAAGAAATACCCTACAGCACCGAGGTGATTGTTACTGCTTTTAAAGAAGACCAGAGCAAAAGCGGACCAATTGTGCGCATTACAGCAGAGATTGTAGTGGAACGCGATTCGCAAAAAAACATTCTGATCGGAACTGGTGGCAAGATGCTTAAAAAAGTAGGCATGGAAGCCCGCAAGGACATCGAGAAGTTCCTGGATCAGAAAGTTTTTCTGGAAACTTTTGTTAAGGTCATCCCCGATTGGCGCAGCAAAAAGAATTACTTAAAAAACTTCGGTTACGAGTAA
- a CDS encoding Bax inhibitor-1/YccA family protein — protein sequence MDNNNNQNWSNQSVFVEDITGKVAKKFFANVFLWMFVALSLSSLAAYYMASTPEMMTYLINQETGKMGMLGWVAMLAPLGLVLLMSAGLNRLSFGALVGVFILYSVLTGISLSFILLLYTSGSVLSCFIGAAGIFGIMAFMGYTTNIDLSKFGPILMIGVVGLVIASVVNMFIQSENFSLFMAFIGIAIFTALTAYDVQKLKRIGAGLEESGARMEDADTKKLAIMGALSLYLDFLNIFLYLLRIFGDRR from the coding sequence ATGGATAATAACAATAATCAAAACTGGTCAAACCAGTCTGTTTTTGTAGAAGATATAACGGGCAAAGTTGCCAAAAAATTCTTTGCCAATGTATTCTTATGGATGTTTGTAGCGCTAAGCTTGTCAAGCTTGGCAGCCTATTACATGGCAAGTACACCCGAAATGATGACCTATCTGATCAATCAGGAAACCGGAAAAATGGGTATGCTGGGTTGGGTAGCGATGCTAGCCCCTCTTGGCTTGGTACTGTTAATGAGTGCAGGCCTTAATCGACTCTCCTTTGGTGCACTGGTTGGTGTTTTTATTCTTTATTCCGTATTGACAGGAATTAGTTTAAGCTTTATTCTCCTCCTTTACACCTCAGGCTCTGTGTTGAGCTGCTTTATTGGTGCAGCGGGCATCTTCGGTATCATGGCATTTATGGGCTACACCACCAATATTGACCTGAGTAAATTCGGACCAATCCTGATGATTGGGGTAGTGGGCCTGGTAATTGCCAGCGTAGTAAACATGTTTATTCAAAGTGAAAACTTTAGCTTATTCATGGCGTTTATAGGTATTGCCATATTTACTGCTTTAACCGCTTATGATGTTCAAAAACTGAAAAGAATTGGTGCAGGACTGGAAGAAAGTGGTGCAAGAATGGAAGATGCCGACACCAAAAAATTGGCCATTATGGGTGCATTATCACTTTATCTTGACTTCCTGAACATTTTCTTATATCTACTAAGAATATTCGGCGACAGAAGATAA